AACCGCATATCCTTGTGCACCGTCTACCGGTTTGATGATGATGTCTTGATGTTCATCAAGGAGATTCATGAGATGGTATCCATCTGCAGCAAGAAAGGTTTCAGGTATATAAGGGGAAAGGGAAGTGTGCCGGAGCTTTTCGTACAGATGCCATTTGTTCGGCAGGCCGTACCCGAGGAAGCGGATATGCTTCTGGTTCTTCAGCCATTGTACGATCGCCTTCGCCTGCCTGGATTCCATATCGTTCTGATAATAGGTCCGGTCATAAATGTAGTCTGGGATGTTGAACACTTCCTCCACCCATTTTTGGGACAAACGGTTAAAATGATATCCTTCCACGGTTTCATCGATAGGGGAAATGCCTTTTGGAGAAAAGAGATAAAGGTCGACCATATGGGACAGGGAATGCTTCGCGATTTCGAGAAAGTATGGATTCGTCTCTTGTGGGGTGAGGGTCATGATGCCTAGTGAGTGATTCATACGTTAATCCTCCTTGTGGATCCATTTTCTGTAGCTGTATGCATAGAGCGATTTAACCGATGGACGGATCGCTGAAGCTTCAGTATAGGTGCGCTTCGACGGTTTGGCATTGACTTCAATCAGCCAAGGCTTGCCGGATCCGTCAATGCCAATATCCATCCCGAGCTCTGCGAAATGCCCATCGATGCTGTCTGCAAGCAGCCTGGCAGTTGCGATGCACAATTTCTTCATTTCATTTGAAATCTCCACTGCCTTTTCAGGGAAAAGAGTCTGAAGGATGGCGGCCGGCTTTTCGATCACGCCTCCTTGGTCTACATTCGCTACAAACTGATGGGGGGAAGATACCCTGGCGACCGATGAGACGATTTGCCATGTCCCGTTTTCATCGAGATGGCACAGATAACGGAAATCCAAAGAACAGCCATCCACCTTTACGAACGAAATCGTCTCCTGAACCAGATAGGAAGATCTCCTGCACCACAACTTTATCTGCCTGAGGAGTGCCTCTTGGGAGGAAAAAGTGAGAGGGCTTTTCGCCCCGAAAGAATTTTGATGAACGAGGTAATCTCGCTCCCTTTTCTGGATGCGCAGAATGTACCTTCCCCGGCTCCCGTCAACAGCTTTAACGAAAACATCGTTACAGGAGGCAAGCATTTCTTCAAGTGAATCCAGTCCATTCACCGTTTCAGGCAGATGGGCTGAAATGACCGGGCTGTCTTTCAGCGCCGCGTACACTTCATCTTTCGACAGGAAGCCGCGGTTGAATACATGGATCTTTTTTTTCTCAAAACGTGACAGCGCCCCCTGAAAAGAAGGGCTTCTCTCCATCTTCCGGGAGTGACAGCGATTATATATGACGTCAGGGGCGGGAAGGGGAGCCATCTCCCAGGTGTGTCCGTTATATGCAGCTCCTTCCTGCCTGCTCCCGAGGAAGGAGGGGAGG
The nucleotide sequence above comes from Bacillus sp. KH172YL63. Encoded proteins:
- a CDS encoding YheC/YheD family endospore coat-associated protein, which encodes MRIKCSFLSRKNTEGYHHLYVPANMLAQYPFQRNMTLWVGHASLNVTCLEAKTDSLQIMLDTGDSLFSSIPELENSWISFNPDTATIRMGPVVALLIHPFNPNGIHTHPLMNYFIECHNWFQRKGGFFYLLPLPSFLGSRQEGAAYNGHTWEMAPLPAPDVIYNRCHSRKMERSPSFQGALSRFEKKKIHVFNRGFLSKDEVYAALKDSPVISAHLPETVNGLDSLEEMLASCNDVFVKAVDGSRGRYILRIQKRERDYLVHQNSFGAKSPLTFSSQEALLRQIKLWCRRSSYLVQETISFVKVDGCSLDFRYLCHLDENGTWQIVSSVARVSSPHQFVANVDQGGVIEKPAAILQTLFPEKAVEISNEMKKLCIATARLLADSIDGHFAELGMDIGIDGSGKPWLIEVNAKPSKRTYTEASAIRPSVKSLYAYSYRKWIHKED